DNA sequence from the Tachysurus fulvidraco isolate hzauxx_2018 chromosome 1, HZAU_PFXX_2.0, whole genome shotgun sequence genome:
tacTTCTTTATCTTTTCACCACGGACACTGTGACAGACAAACACTTATTACTATTCACTCACCTGTCATTGTTTTAAAATTGGAACTTGTTCTGGTTGTGTGAGATCCTGTGAAGTAACAAAAAATGCGAACCCGAAGTGATATCTGTGAGAGGAAACAAGTCAGCATCAGGAACCTGCTGATGGTACAACATGCTCCTCTGCCTAGCAGCCTATTAGACAATGTCTAGTCTCGGGTAAATGAGCTTGATGACATCAAGGCCAGGGTTAAGTTCCAGAGGCACATTCAGAACTGTAACCTCCTCTGTTTCACTCGGATAAGGCTGAACCCAGCAGTATCAGTAGTATTTTATCACAGGCCTGTCTAATGGTTCAATGGCCCAGTTTTTTTTGGTCAACAGTAAAAATTGCAAATTTTACCTCTTCTCAGTGAAAGAAACCATAAATAAGCAAGAATGCATGTTTTTTCATGTCATGGCCATGCAATGAATTAACATGGTTATAATGACAGTcaatggggggaaaaacagcCCTGATATGTAAATAAGGGAGAAATAATTAAATCTAAAGCTACATAAGAACTAACAATGCATAAAAGCCAGTGTTATTAGTCATCTTTAACATTTCCAAGACTGtaattaaaggtaaaaaaaaatccagttcacttttttatgttaaaaataaataatttagctGTCTCGATTAGAACTGAGGTTGATTAACAGATTTGTGCAAAAAATGAAcctgatatatttttatattagtttaatTTAGTGTCCACAAGATCATTATTACACTTTttgtgacttttattttttttgtaataaaaacaggcataaaaagcattttactACATGTTGAACTATGTGTATGTGACTAAATGTGTTTGAGATACatgattttaatataattatatgtacatgtatagatttatattttatgctgtttatctgattttctctttcagttcctGTATCAGCTGTCACTACTGTAAAGGTGGAGTTTAATCAGGCTGCTGCTCTGCCCTGTAATCGAACGTGTTCTCATCAGGTCACATGGACTCTGTTCACTGATCCAGATTATGTAGTGGCTCAGTGTGATCAGACATCCTGCAGGTCAGAAGAAGGATTTAACATCTCCCATGATCTGTATCTGAAGGGAGATCTGACCCTCACCATCCCTGTAGCTGATGACAGTAAGAGGAACATATACACGTGTCGGTGTGATAACAAAGGCGTTAAAGAAGTGCGTCTCAGCATcgagtgtaagtgtgtttacTGCTCTATAGTTTATAAACTCTCACTGATTTAGGTTTAATGTGTTATATTTACATCCAGTTAAAATGtctggtgtttttttcctcagccTTCATATCATCAGTTCAGGTGAATCCTGGTGAAGATCTACAGCTGAATTTGCACATATCAGACCAAGTGGAGGTGATCTTTAAACACAGAAATTCAACAGATCCACATGGTGTACAgatctgcagtgtgtataaaagCTCACTAGACTGTACAGCTgaatacacacagagaacatcactcactaacacacttcttACACTGAGAGGAGTAAAGTGGACTGATGATGGAGTTTACATCGTCACAGACACAGAGTATAAGGAGAACCTTCATATTTCCTCAGTAACAGTAAGAGGTACGTATTCAGTGtgatttgtgtcagtgtgtaaaatTCAACAGTCTGATATTGGTCAGAAATCATCGTGAACATtcagttaatataataaaataaaacttaaagttGCTCTGAAACTCGACCGTATGAGAACCTGCCattaaattctacattttctaCACACAGGTTTGTTTACTAGTAAATAAATTCTCCTGCAgatgatttacaaataaataaatgtttaaaactaaCACTGTAAATGAGGCCCAGTGGGTGTGTTATTGGTGTTcagttaatcacactcactggcacatggtgtgtgttaagtcactaataaacactgtgtgtgtgtttatgtgtatatgtatgtgtgtatgtgtgtgtgtgtgtgtgtgtgtgtgtgtgtgtgtgtgtgtgtgtggagtaaagATCAGAACAAAGATCAGGTGTCTGCTCTACCAGTGTGGGCGATCTTCCTGATGGTGGTGTTGGGGCTTCTGGTTGCTGCACTGATTGTGTTAATCTCGTACCTGAGGAAAACATATCACTTTATCCGAAGAGATGATGTAAGTAACAGAGACATGCAGCACTGTGACATCAGAACAAATATAATGATCACctataataactaaataaatgtcttccaGTCTCACACTGACAACTAAACACTCTATatgttctttataaataaagactgAATTTATCTTCAGTTTTATTCATCAGCCTTTGAGGTGTAAGGTGTTTGAAgtgtattagtattaatatataatgtaataatgcatatattcatattatttctTCTGTATTGTACAGAGGCCCAGGAATGGAGCAGGAGAACATAAGAGCTCTaatgaaacaacaaaaatgaaccTAAAGGAGAACCAAAGACAGAGTGCGAATGAAAGTGACTGTGAGTAGTAACCGAGGGAAGAGACTTGTAACTACATACAGCATGATGCTGGAATAATGAGAGATCAAAACTTAAATGGGAGAACAGGAATAAATGACATGTATCTGGATCTACAGCTTTCTCCATCCAGGTTCCTcagcagtgtgatgtgtgtccaCCTTCAATATGAACAGAACTTTTTTCACAAGTGAACCTCCTCCAAGAACAGAATCTGTTCAGAAGGCATCAATATCACATGTATCTCTCTGCACTGACAGTTATTACTTCCAGGTGCTATGTTTAATGATAGTCAGAAGAATTGCAGTATTGACTTGCAGTGATACTTCATTGTAAGGGGAACAAAtcagatgctgctgggctttcttggtgatggagctggtgttgagtgaccaggtgaagttctccgctagatgaacaccaagaaatttggtgctcctgACGATCTCTACAGGTGATCCgttgatgttcagcagagagtggtcactctgtgctctcctgaagtcaacaaccatctctttggttttaccaacattcagagacaggttgttggttctaAATCGAAGGGAGCAATAACAATGTcgatgagcaaagagaagaaacaaacaggagaaaacgacagaaaatgtccaaggtTTGGGATTATTTCAAattgaaaagtaaagaaaatgaaaagaaagctGGCATACCACAACAGCACGTCGTCCGTGCTTATATATTCAATTCacgttttatttgtatagcgctttttacaatgggttttgtctgaaagcagctttacagaacataaacatagaacagaaggtaaacaaaaagaaatatagagaattaatatagtaaaaattcaagatatatatatatatatatatatatcttgaatctTTATAGTAAAAATGcgctatatatatgtatgtatgtatgtatgtatgtatgtatgtatgtatgtatgtttatgtatttatccccaatgagcaagtctgaggtgactcaggcagcagtggcaaggaaaaactcccttaaattggtaaggaagaaaccttgagaggaaccagactcaaaggggaacccatcctcatatgggtgacacttgagggtgtgattacaaatatacagtcaaacaaatgtttaattgtggtaaaggtcacatggagttcagatctcctcttggtatcatagagtccaactggagcaggtagatctgtagatgtctcaggattctcagagtcagcctcatcttaGTGGAGGTCCAGAATCTTCACCACACGGAAGATgattggagctggtacaatgtcaggatgcctcgggatgggtgtgaaagagaaaagcagtgtagagggattaacatatctgctgttcataaaaaaggtgcaagtctaatttaatggtgcataattttatgggatgtattatatgtgtgtgtacacctgactaaagagatgagtttttaatctgtttttgaactgggaaagtgtgtctgagccccgaacactatcaggaagactattttggaagtttgggagctaaataagaaaacgctctaccacctttagtagacttagatattctgggaactagcagaagtcctgagttttgtgatgtcagagagcgtgaaggattgtaacgtgttagaagactagttagatacatgggagctaaaccattaagagccttgtacgtaagtagcagcagtttgtagtcagttctaaacttaatgtagccagtgtagagatgataaaattggggttatatggtcatactttcttgtcctagtgagaactctggcagctgcattttggactaactgtaacctatttattaaagatgcaggacaaccacctagtaatgcattacaatagtccagtctagaggtcatgaacgcatgaactagcttctcagcatcagatacagacaggatgtttctcagcttggcaatgtttctaaggtggaagaaggctgtttttgtggaCATCTGATCATCCTCCACTAACATCCGCAGTGACCTGAATTACAGCTGCTTTTCTGTGTTGGGACAAGAGCTGTTTTTTAACTCATGACTGACCTGGACCGCAAACCAAAATGATGGTTGGAGAAGGGAATAATCTTGGAGAAGTTGCTTTATATAAGGACATTTGCtaaataaaatgactttaaatgtCTGCTGTAAAACAGTGAGAAATGTAATTGAATCATGTTTACAGTTAAAGTGCTGCTGCTGTACACATTAATATTAGAGAGTTCGTAAGACCTAAAAAACTGACATTCACTCAAGGTACCAATACACCTGGGCCAGTACACCTGCAAACACTAACTCAGTAATACAGGTGGAAAAAATTGCCAGTTCAGTTCTATAATGGATataaaaaagtctacacacactgAAGTCTACACACAgcatggtggtatgctggtcaacatatgttgtctatgatgctagtataatcccagcaagaccacaacaaaacccatttgttacatatcacatttcttagtgcatattcatagttaaataaagaccaagaccattttctagagaattgcaaCATTCTGGATATACCtatcatttacatggctttctcgtgtatatatatatatatatatatatatatatatatatatctatatatatatatatatatatttttatatttatatatatatatatgtttgtttaaaatatttattggacaatgaaatttgccatcacactgttATATACACGCGTGCACAAAtaacgttacacaatataacctttacaacacacatgtTTGATCTTagcttctgctctctcttttagcgagtaacaagtagtatgtggtggtgacgaccatgtttttttttaagaggcgctacccggagtcgtttgactttagacaactcctgcactatgtcttctttattctctgaacaattatacaaaacaaaataagaaacaaaacttgtatctcatcatctgcagTGTTTtcttgtgtagtattgtgttatttatgtctgagagtcacaaactgctggaaccaatctgattctgattctgatttgtttatattgtgcagtgaacgagttacgataaaagagctacccaataaacctgagtttggtcaaacatgtcatagttaaagtccttaatttcgctagttaaaacaactgccgtgcagccgtcatccaggtacctcccgtatgcaaacattctgattcccatTGATCAGCAGATTCATCCTGTAGAagcagaagctttttatttaccccaaaacaaaatcttaattacggtggcaaaaacatgatcTGTAAAACGTACACTTATACTAATTttgataaacactgtaaggtatataatgtagtcgaaaacatttgcgagatttatttttggaaagtgcaggaactacgTTTACCATTTCATTCGGGAACATTgttgctttaaaggttgcatagcaacactgatgctgggtaatatctcttaacattaccgctttactaaaaaaacaaacagtttaactacttcttaattgagacaaatggattatatatatctttcaaaaaccatcattctgtatgatttatatgctgcttccctcgtggagcccgggaagtcaacatttgttggtattactatatttaatttgtggacaCACTTTAACCCCTTTAAGCATAgccccccttttgcagctttttcgcctacatgacctacccaacaaaaagtggtacagctcccacatactttgacacacatgagcctggtctcattggaaagaagagattctctagtttcagaaactagtttcagattgattctaggccttactggcacaaagttacaggggtttgaatgcaggttttcatgtccacctgggttgtttaccttaatcttatttttctggaacatgttagggaccaaataacaactgagagtcatagccacatgtcttggctttcaccaaaaaaaaaaattcgagtcaaaagacccaaaaatggcttcaataaaaatatttttctacggccctggtcgtcgggtgcagcgtttttgtgtacttgtttactatataactttgaaataaaaggctgcaggctcagtctgacaagccataaataagcctagactctctctctatcactctggtgtgaaaacaggcctgtaacttgacaccctgagctgtgagagggacaaaaggtcagggattacgcaagaattcttctgcgcatccagttcacgcagacacaggcaaagaacatacggcatgtcgcataccgttggaatcgtctgcttattgactaaacagctgtataggtcccagcccatttcattgctattggaaggagtaattgtcagtcaaatgcgggttcccaaaaatgaggtcatgccatcattggcttcccagccgtctatctctgccatacaagcaccgattggctcaaatgagggcttatttgattcgttaggacctgggctataaatatgacgtagactttgaatttttgaatatcccaattaggagttagagcggcaaaacgagatgatggcgcacttctgtttccagttttcagaacactaacggaatatttgcggcgcgaccagagcgttttggattaaaaggcttacagatttcaattccttggacctgtgtggatttttgtggattatttgtgttggaatatattaccccagtgaagaaagagacgtgtctaaaggtaagggaaaaaccggtctagcgccacctaggtcagttttgtccgaaatttttttctaattgtatgaaggctgtgaatcatattgtgctttgtgtgtgggcttaaaaaattattgagagtataaactttactaggtaaataggttttttcgtgtttttggaggatttgatgctttaaagttgaattgaagcttgtttctgggtcatcccctagtggtcacgtctacttccgtgccgtgcacggcacagcGACCCGTAatgaacaatttttaaatgtttttattctttgttattcaaagctttttgagctttatttcagttctttattcaaaagagggagcaagagaaataacacacttataattaaatatattccaatatattgtgttttaatcgtataatgtgttacatagaaacatacacaagcaaaaataaaggttgttcccataaatctcattccagcaagatcatactgattaaccagctacaccagccccattttgcttgataacaccatgactatgctggccaccaatctataccagcattataccagcactataccagcatgaaccagtaaaaaccagtctggaccagcatggaattcatgctggtttatgctggatttttcagcagggatgATGCATTTTAAAAggccatttttttaatttaagtttaGACCTAATTCCATctggtcttttatttaaaaataaaagtgaaaacaacagaaaactaCAAAGTGTCTTAGATGAAAATAAGAGATTGTAAGAAAACAGTCGTGTTTGAGCCATCTGAAGCTCGTAGAACTCTAAATCTGAAATTTGGGGACTTTCTGGGTGTCTTAATTAATAGTGCTCTTAAATTTGACAAACAGATTAGTTCTTTTGTCAAATCtagttctttttatttctttttattgagTGTTGTCCGAAGTGATTCAATCCTGTATTTCTTCAAGGCTTGACGGTTTGAAGGAATTAAACCTGGAACTCTCTCGCAACAATATCAAATTCAGCTGCTACAGGTCCAAGCACATGAGCTTGAGACACAGTGTGACGTTCGTCTGAAAGAGCTCGAGCTCCAATTAAAGTTTGGCCAGCCTCTAAGTCCCTCTCCTGATGTAAAGGGGAATATAATTCCTGGGCCAGTGAATacatcctctcctctccctgcTGCTTCGCATACGGCACTGGCAAGTTCCTCTGATTTTGATATTAGTAAACAAATCTCGTTAGTTCCGTCGTTCAGAGACAGTGAAGTCGACTCACTTCACTGTTTTTGATAGCATCGTGACCACATTACAGTGACCTAGACAAATTTGGCCTTTGCCCTTGCAGTGCAAACTGTTAGGAAAAGCACAGGTGTGTTCTGTGGAATTTGACACTACTTTTGGCAGCTcgtaaatttttttattgtcatgaaAAGGGACATGTGTTTGCCGTTTGTCCATTACTGCAGCGTAAGAACCTGCGGAAAGCTCAGAACACACCTAAGAGTGTAGCTTTCATTCGTGTTCCTGCTTCTGAGCCACTAAACTCTGTTGACCTGACAATTGAACCGTTTGTTTGTGATGGTGCTGTTGCTTTGTCTAATTCTGATTGAGTTTAAACCTGTGCGTATCTTGCGAGATACCGGTGCTGCATTTACCAGACGTTCATTTTAGCAAGTACATTACCATTTTCTTCTCAGTCCAGTTGTGGGTCTAATGTGTTGATTCAAGGTATTGAGTTGGGGATAATGAGAGTTCCTTTACACagcatttatttgtgttttaacaTTGACTGGCCTAGTCAAAGTTGCTGTACGTTCTAAATTGCCAGTAAAAGGGATTTAGCTTATTTTTGGAAACAATCTAGCTGAAAGTGAAGTTACTGCTTTACCCAAGGTTAATGATGTACCATCTAGTGCAGATTTTAGTGCAGAAATTTCCCAATGTTTTTCAGTCATGTGTTGTCACTCGTGCACAAGCCCGTAAGTTTGAGGATGAAATTGATTTTTCAAACTCCTTTATGGGTTCAAAAATGTCTCGTACAAAGGctgaggtagaaaatgaatgttctTCAGGTGTGATTGTTCAGCCTAGCTTTGATTTTCCTTTCAGTAAGCACTACACAACAATTAGTGCTCCAAAAACCGATGAAACACTGTTGGTGTGTCAGTCCACTGTGATAGATAAGTCTGATTTGCCTCGATATGCAATTGCATATTTTCTAGACGATGGTGTACTCATGCGAAAGTGAAGtccagagaaaataaaacatgattggAGTTCTGTATTTCAAATTGTTGTTCCCGGTCATGGTCTAGCCCATGACCACAAACGTTCAGGACACTGTTCGGAAATCATAACCTCTTGAAACATTTCTTCTGGCCAGGAATGAAGTCCTTTGTAACACAGTACTGCCATTCGTGCCATTCATGTCAAATTGCAGGAAAGCTTAATCAGATTGTGCCTCCTGCACCTTTTAAAGCCAGTTCTAGTTTTAAATGAACCAGTAAGTTTGTGATAGACTGTGTAAGACTTTTGCCCAAGACTgtcagtacatactgtatgtatttgttgACTATGATGTGCTCTGCAACTAGATTTCCCAAAGCCATCCCATTATGCTCCCTGAAGTCCCCCAACATTGTGAAAGCCGTTGTGAGATTTTGCACCACTTTTGGTCTACCCAAGGTTATTCAATCTTACCAAGGTACAAATTTTACTTCCCATGTGTTTCGTAAAGCCATGAACTGAACATTACCCACAACATTTGAAAATTCTAGATCTTCTTTAACAACTTGCCCCTCTGTAGCAGTTTCTGTGGAAGTTGTTTGATCTGCTGATTCTACATGAGTATATGATCTTTGTTTGGGCAGTACTGCCATATCCAGTGCTTGGTTACAAAATTCAGAAACCCTTGCTATTTTAAGTTCAAAACTCTCCCACTTATCTGAGTCATTTCGAAATGAGTTGTTACAGTAAATTGAAAAATTTTCATCACTTTTCTCAGATGTGCCTATTGTTGCTTCTGTATTAAAGCATTATATTGATGTTGCTGACCATCATCCGATCAAACAGAATGCTTAATGAGTAAATCCGGTCAAACGTCAGATAATGAAACAAGAAACAGTCCACCTCGTGAAGCATGGTTTAGCCGTGCCTAGTTGTGCTCACCCTGCTTGTTGGTACCCAAACCTGATGGCACCCCATGTTTCTGCACAGACTACCAAAAGATTAACCAGGTCACCAAAGCAGATTCCTATACACTCACATGAATAGAAGATTGTGTTGACCGAATTGGAAGATCTCAGTTTGTAACCAAATTAGACTTACTGAAGGGTTATTGTCAAGTGCCACTTACAGAATGTGCCTCTGAAATGTCCGCATTCGCTACTCCAGATACCATCTTACAATATAAGGTGTTAGCTTTTGGTCTTTGAATTGCTCCAGCAACATTTCACTTTATGTGTAAAGTTCTGTCCAATGTGAACAATTGTGAAGCTTATCTTGATGATGTGTGTTATTCAGAGACTTGGGAAAGTCATTTGAAGACATTAGAAAATGTGTTCTCTAGGGCTGGGTGAAAGATGATAaagataacgatatgtatcgcgatagacatgTGAtctatatcaataaaaaatgtgttagaTTTtttgtcggaagaaaacagagttTGCAAAGGAAATTTGGTTACATTAACAAAGGCACACACTCTCTGCCAACCTAGCAatgtagggagtgacacgctaacagccaatcatgtaacagtttcatgtttgtttgtgccaTATTGTTGTCTAGTGCTGGTCCCATCATTCCtgttcagtaaccggcgactgattaGCAGAAGATGAGTGACACAGCGAGTGAGGAAATcgtaaataaaaaaggaaaagtcagctcaccagtatggcagtttttggatattataagtctGACCGTAGTCACACCAATGTTGTCTGCAAGTTATGCAAGACCGTCGTCCCCGCCAAGACTGGTAATACCACAAACTTGATTTACCACCTTAGCCGCTTTCACCCTTTTGAGCACAGCCGTATTCAACCAACAACATCTGTAGCTGCAACACTGCACAagaaacactaacacacacactaacacatatacacacacatacacacatgtacacacactactgttctCTAGATTTAAGGAAGCCAATTTAACTCTAAACCTCGCCAAATGCGGGTTTTGTAATGCTATggttacatatttatttaaggaAGTTGGGAAGGGTACCGTAAGACTGGTAGAAGCCAAAGTTAGTGCCACTTTCCTACACCTCGGACAAAGAGAGAACTCTGGCGCTTTCTGGGCATGCTGGATACTACAGAAGTTTCTGTAGAAATTTTCTGATGTAGTGAAACCCCTTACTGACAACCTCCGAAAAGCTATTCCTTTTGTTTGGTCTTTTCCATGTCAGGTTGCTTTTGATTCTTTAAAGAATTTATGATGTAGTGCACCAATTTTAGCTACTCCCGACTTTTCAAAAGCGTTTAAACATGACGTTGACGCTAGTGGTACTGGTGCTGGTGTTGTACTTCTGCAGGAAGATGAAAATGGAATTGACCACCCCttgtgtttcttttaaaaaaaaattctgccaTCAATGTAACTACAGCACTTGCCCTCTTGTTAGCTTTGCAGCAATTTGAAGTTCATGTTGGTTCAAGTTCACAACCTGTTGAACAGAACCTTTTTCACAAGTGAATCTCCTCCAAGAACAGAATCTGTTCAGAAGGCATCAATATCACATGTATCTCTCTGCACTGACAGTTATTATTTCCAGGTGCTATGTTTAATGATAGTCAGAAGAACTGCAGTATTGATTTTTGCAGTGATATTtattgtgaagtgaagtgaaagtgacctacagctaagtatggtgacccatactcagaattcgttctctccATTTAACTCATCCAAGGTGCACACACatagcagtacacacacacacacacacaccatgaacacacacccggagcagtgggcagccatttatgctgcggcacccggagagcagttggaggggttcggtgccttgcacaagggcacctcagtcgtggccggcccgagactcgaaccctttgggttaggagtcaaactctctaaccattaggccacgacttcccccccaAGTGGGGTGAGTGACGCCAAACCACAGCAGCAACACGACTAAATGCCCCCCTCAGCATGACAGAGACACCAGACTCCACACCACATGTGGAGAACAAGCTGAAGGCCAATTCATCTGACCAGATCACAGATTTACATGTCTATGTAGACCAGTCTGTGGATTTTATGTGATCAGACATCTGATCATCTGACAAGACCATCTTAATTCACAGTATTATTAGCTTAATTAGTATTACTTAATCGGTTCTGAAAACTTTCCCGTATTCCTTAAGCTAAGCTTAATCATGTACAATCTGACATCGGCGTATCATTTCCCTTGTAAGGTTTTCTTGAAtgtttcataaaataaatgatcttCAGTGGACAACAtgctttttttggggggacaGAAACCGtacataaaaaaatgcaaattaagGCAAAGCATTAAACATCAATCTCATGGTAATTTTTCTACAAGTCAGTACCCGGTACCGATCGTCAGCCCTGAGTAATGTGCCGATGTCAAATGGATGGATAAGAGAACACTGCCTTTGGGGGGGTCCCGTCATTTGAAtatgaatgagtgagtgcaCCTATGGCTGGGGATATTACCTAATGCTATGTTTCCTGTTcctacaaaacagtgtgtgtagtttcaTTTAGGAGGAGGCTGTGCAATGAATGTGTTAattcttgtttatttgatttaactTGGGTGTTCTTTCAACACACGCATTATAGTCTGTAGACATATAGTGGCATTACCTGTAGTTAAATTAGTCCTCCCAGGACCTCCATCTCAACAGAATAGGGAGGCTGGTGAATTTATCACCAGACAAATGGGTACCATTCGGTACTCCATAAGCATCCTGCTTCCACATGCAGTAAGAATTTTTACAGTATTGGGCTATGGCCTTCAGTTCACTACCATTAATTTTCATGGGAAtaattgtgtgtttgcttgcagaCGTGGGGACTATCATGCACACATAACAAGACTCATCTTTGATCATTTTGGCAGTGTAAGTGGCTAGTTGCCAGTAAGTGTGTTCCTACATGTCTCTGCGACTTCTAGAAGTGGGATTTTCTGGAGTCTTTTCTGCATTCTCTTTTATTAACAGGCAGATCATAAGGATCCCAGTCCTTAGGACTCCAGGGTGATAGGTTGCAAGGCTCCTCATCTTAACAGGAGCTTCTACCTGGCTTACTTTAATCGTCCTTTGAAGCcagatctttgtgt
Encoded proteins:
- the LOC125141289 gene encoding uncharacterized protein LOC125141289 isoform X2, translated to MMCAVLQVRMCAVFQVMMCAVLQVRMCTSCSVPHHLLLFPILMFITVPVSAVTTVKVEFNQAAALPCNRTCSHQVTWTLFTDPDYVVAQCDQTSCRSEEGFNISHDLYLKGDLTLTIPVADDSKRNIYTCRCDNKGVKEVRLSIESFISSVQVNPGEDLQLNLHISDQVEVIFKHRNSTDPHGVQICSVYKSSLDCTAEYTQRTSLTNTLLTLRGVKWTDDGVYIVTDTEYKENLHISSVTVRDQNKDQVSALPVWAIFLMVVLGLLVAALIVLISYLRKTYHFIRRDDRPRNGAGEHKSSNETTKMNLKENQRQSANESDCE
- the LOC125141289 gene encoding uncharacterized protein LOC125141289 isoform X1; the protein is MMCAVLQVRMCAVFQVMMCAVLQVRMCTSCSVPHHLLLFPILMFITVPVSAVTTVKVEFNQAAALPCNRTCSHQVTWTLFTDPDYVVAQCDQTSCRSEEGFNISHDLYLKGDLTLTIPVADDSKRNIYTCRCDNKGVKEVRLSIESFISSVQVNPGEDLQLNLHISDQVEVIFKHRNSTDPHGVQICSVYKSSLDCTAEYTQRTSLTNTLLTLRGVKWTDDGVYIVTDTEYKENLHISSVTVRDQNKDQVSALPVWAIFLMVVLGLLVAALIVLISYLRKTYHFIRRDDRPRNGAGEHQSSNGAINMNLMENQRMLRQSENESD